One Syntrophobacterales bacterium genomic window carries:
- the murI gene encoding glutamate racemase codes for MKNLSIGMFDSGIGGLTVLKEVRSLLPAEHILYLGDTARVPYGGKSPETITRYALESAIFLLTKGIKILVIACNTSSALALDILKRKFPIPVLGVIDPSAREAVASTRSKRVGIIGTRATVQSSAYEKAITRHDPDISVFSKPCPLFVPIVEEGLESDKVAEIMSQKYLREMKASRIDTLVMGCTHYPILENLIRKTMGNGVTIINTGRETAKDVKYTLEKQGIINNSGKGGSEYFVTDSPGAFKEIGSRFLGVEIERVRFLKSLDFKDFLLSS; via the coding sequence ATGAAAAACCTCTCCATCGGCATGTTCGACTCCGGTATCGGCGGACTAACCGTCCTCAAGGAAGTACGCTCCCTGCTGCCGGCCGAACACATACTCTACTTGGGCGACACTGCCCGCGTACCCTATGGCGGGAAGTCCCCTGAGACCATCACCCGCTACGCCTTGGAAAGCGCCATATTCCTTCTCACTAAGGGGATTAAGATCCTCGTCATCGCTTGCAACACCTCCTCGGCCTTGGCGCTTGACATCCTCAAACGCAAGTTCCCTATCCCCGTACTTGGCGTGATTGATCCAAGCGCCCGCGAAGCCGTCGCTTCCACCCGCTCCAAACGGGTAGGCATCATAGGGACCAGAGCCACCGTCCAGAGTAGCGCTTATGAAAAGGCCATCACCCGCCACGACCCCGACATCTCCGTCTTCTCCAAACCTTGCCCCCTTTTTGTGCCCATCGTGGAGGAGGGGCTTGAAAGCGACAAGGTAGCCGAGATCATGTCGCAGAAATATCTCCGAGAGATGAAGGCCTCCCGCATTGATACACTCGTCATGGGTTGCACACACTATCCCATCCTTGAAAACCTGATCAGAAAGACCATGGGGAACGGTGTCACCATCATCAATACTGGTCGGGAAACCGCAAAGGACGTGAAATATACCCTTGAAAAGCAGGGGATCATTAACAACTCGGGGAAAGGTGGCTCGGAATACTTTGTCACCGATTCCCCCGGCGCATTCAAGGAGATAGGCAGCAGGTTCCTGGGTGTTGAGATTGAGCGTGTAAGATTTTTGAAGAGTCTCGACTTCAAAGACTTCCTACTCTCTTCATGA
- the gltX gene encoding glutamate--tRNA ligase, with protein MVKVRFAPSPTGYLHVGNTRTALANYLFARKENGILVLRIEDTDMERSDTAYEASILEDLRWLGISWEEGPFRQSERIQTYRTYIDVLLEKGDAYKCFCSKERLEEIKALSVRRGEPPRYDGTCRNLSGEAVHRMESEGKPYVVRFRSPRRAVRFTDLIHGETFFPDDHVDDFILLKQELTPSYNFAVTVDDMLMEITHVIRGSDHLSNTPKQILLFQALDRTPPQYAHHSLLTGPDRRPLSKRHGATQVREFRDIGILPAVLANYVAIIGRKVKKEIMERDEMINTFTVKSLSSSDSLFDMGKLFWFNKEYIRNMPVENLLGASDIPPKYRDEVVILQENSKTLAELKEYLDIFDGTDIKDDGIAYLSAFGDLTAVVAAMDGLPLDGGLTFDDIVKEMEHGTGLTKRDLFMVLRIILTGRKSGPPLKEVFPLLKKDTVTKRMLCLKRQFSLS; from the coding sequence ATGGTAAAGGTAAGGTTCGCGCCGAGCCCCACCGGATATCTCCATGTGGGCAACACGAGGACGGCCCTTGCAAACTACCTGTTTGCCCGGAAAGAGAACGGGATCCTCGTCTTGAGAATAGAAGATACCGACATGGAAAGATCAGATACGGCCTATGAGGCATCCATCTTGGAAGATCTCAGGTGGCTCGGCATTTCCTGGGAAGAAGGACCCTTCCGGCAATCCGAAAGGATCCAAACTTACAGGACCTATATTGACGTCCTTCTCGAAAAAGGCGATGCCTACAAATGCTTCTGTTCAAAAGAACGGCTTGAGGAGATAAAGGCCCTTTCCGTCCGGAGAGGGGAGCCACCGAGATATGATGGCACGTGCAGGAACCTTTCCGGAGAAGCCGTTCATAGGATGGAATCTGAAGGCAAGCCTTACGTGGTAAGGTTTAGGTCCCCCAGAAGGGCGGTCCGGTTTACGGACCTCATCCATGGGGAGACATTCTTCCCTGACGATCATGTGGACGATTTTATCCTCCTCAAACAGGAACTGACCCCCTCCTACAACTTTGCCGTCACGGTGGACGATATGCTCATGGAGATTACCCACGTGATCAGAGGATCGGACCATCTGTCGAACACACCAAAGCAGATCCTGCTGTTTCAGGCCTTGGACCGCACCCCTCCCCAGTACGCCCATCACTCCCTTCTTACCGGTCCTGACCGCAGGCCCCTGAGCAAGAGGCATGGGGCCACCCAGGTCCGGGAATTCCGTGACATAGGCATACTTCCGGCGGTCCTCGCGAATTATGTTGCCATCATAGGGAGAAAGGTAAAGAAGGAGATTATGGAACGGGATGAGATGATCAATACGTTTACCGTCAAATCCCTATCCTCGTCTGACTCATTGTTCGATATGGGCAAATTGTTCTGGTTCAACAAAGAGTACATCAGGAATATGCCAGTCGAGAACCTCCTCGGCGCATCAGATATCCCGCCGAAATACCGGGACGAAGTGGTCATCCTGCAGGAAAACTCGAAGACCTTGGCGGAGCTAAAGGAGTATCTTGATATATTTGACGGTACCGATATTAAAGACGACGGCATCGCCTACCTGTCTGCTTTCGGCGATCTCACGGCTGTTGTGGCTGCCATGGACGGTCTACCCTTGGACGGCGGTCTTACCTTTGATGACATAGTGAAGGAGATGGAACATGGGACTGGTCTTACGAAGCGAGACCTTTTTATGGTCCTCCGCATAATCCTCACGGGCAGGAAGAGCGGGCCTCCGCTCAAAGAGGTCTTCCCTCTCTTAAAAAAAGACACCGTTACAAAACGGATGTTATGTTTAAAAAGACAGTTTTCTCTTTCCTGA
- the hflX gene encoding GTPase HflX, with the protein MLSERNRGCAIDIYGNTQGLDYLAKRRLLKLYQRKVEPVSVVPFDTARNIMQISTDIGRQIGLLINRRGVIEYVIVGDRTRLRIPLLAGERVGRARFKGLRLIHTHLNGELLSKEDLTDLAILQLDLIASITERRREATETVHIGYLIPENKSGKVWDFIGPAPLQELDIDFIRFITELENEFTKARGRYYLVEDDREKCILVSVVPPKTEKDVDEYIQEMKDLCYSAGITALDAIVQRPKELSTQYLIGKGKLEEVLMRCQQLGVDLIVFDEELSPGQIKNISALTELKVIDRNQLILDIFAGRAETTEAKIQVELAQLRYILPRLAGKGTALSRLMGGIGGRGPGETKLEVDRRRITDRLGFLERRLSEVMKIREKKRKKRKASGTPIVSIVGYTNSGKSSLLNLLTKSRVEAEDKPFSTLNPTTRLIKYPERKNIIVTDTVGFIKGLPQVLVRAFMATLEELKDAYLLLHLVDVSVPDFEERMEVVDNIVSTLDLADKPKLTVFNKTDKMDSSFIRLVEERYKAVSISCLKKEGIEGLVETIEKAVAECRWSLSSHPPARPNQRSERSTIERKPEP; encoded by the coding sequence TTGCTTTCTGAGAGAAACAGGGGTTGCGCTATAGACATCTACGGAAATACCCAGGGCCTTGATTACCTCGCAAAACGAAGACTCCTTAAACTTTATCAGCGCAAAGTAGAGCCGGTCAGTGTCGTGCCTTTTGATACTGCACGGAACATAATGCAGATTTCGACAGATATAGGACGGCAGATCGGGCTCCTTATTAACCGTAGGGGTGTTATTGAGTACGTGATTGTAGGCGACAGGACGCGCCTTCGCATACCTCTCCTTGCAGGCGAGCGTGTGGGCAGGGCCAGGTTCAAGGGTTTGAGGCTCATCCATACCCATTTGAACGGAGAGCTCCTCTCGAAAGAAGATCTCACGGACTTGGCCATCCTCCAGCTTGATCTCATTGCTTCCATCACGGAGAGAAGGAGAGAAGCGACTGAAACGGTTCACATAGGGTACCTCATACCAGAGAACAAGTCGGGTAAGGTCTGGGATTTCATAGGCCCTGCCCCCCTCCAGGAACTGGATATAGATTTTATCCGATTCATCACGGAGCTTGAAAACGAATTCACGAAAGCACGGGGAAGGTATTACCTGGTAGAAGACGACCGGGAAAAGTGTATCCTTGTCTCCGTTGTCCCTCCCAAGACCGAAAAAGATGTGGATGAATACATCCAAGAGATGAAGGACCTCTGCTATTCCGCCGGTATTACCGCCCTCGACGCCATCGTACAGAGACCTAAGGAACTGAGTACCCAATACCTCATAGGGAAAGGCAAGTTAGAGGAGGTCCTCATGCGCTGCCAGCAGTTAGGAGTGGATCTCATCGTATTCGACGAGGAGCTGTCTCCAGGACAGATTAAGAACATATCTGCCCTCACGGAACTCAAGGTTATCGACAGGAATCAGCTTATTCTTGACATTTTCGCAGGAAGGGCCGAGACCACGGAGGCAAAAATTCAGGTTGAGCTGGCCCAACTCCGGTACATCCTCCCGCGGTTGGCAGGAAAGGGTACCGCGTTGTCCCGTCTCATGGGTGGTATCGGCGGACGGGGCCCTGGAGAGACGAAACTCGAAGTTGACCGGAGACGCATAACGGATAGACTTGGTTTTCTCGAAAGACGACTCTCGGAGGTCATGAAGATTCGGGAAAAGAAAAGGAAGAAAAGGAAGGCTTCAGGCACCCCTATCGTTTCCATAGTGGGCTACACCAATTCGGGGAAATCAAGCCTTCTCAACCTGCTCACCAAAAGCAGAGTGGAGGCGGAGGATAAACCTTTCAGTACTTTGAATCCAACCACAAGGCTGATAAAATATCCAGAACGAAAGAATATTATCGTTACCGACACGGTGGGCTTTATAAAAGGCCTGCCTCAGGTGCTGGTCAGAGCATTCATGGCGACCCTTGAAGAATTAAAGGATGCCTACCTTCTGTTGCACCTCGTTGATGTGAGCGTGCCCGATTTCGAGGAAAGAATGGAAGTTGTGGATAATATTGTTTCCACCCTTGATCTTGCCGATAAGCCAAAACTCACCGTGTTCAATAAAACTGACAAGATGGACTCCAGTTTCATCCGACTCGTTGAAGAGCGCTACAAGGCTGTCTCCATATCATGTCTGAAGAAGGAAGGGATAGAGGGACTGGTGGAGACGATCGAAAAGGCAGTAGCAGAATGTCGTTGGTCGTTATCCTCACATCCTCCCGCGCGCCCCAACCAAAGGTCGGAGCGTTCTACGATAGAAAGAAAGCCTGAGCCCTAG
- a CDS encoding sigma-54 dependent transcriptional regulator: MRHDKGTILVVEDDQNQREIIKTILSKEGFYVETADCGKTAMVLLEASNFDVIVTDLRLPDIDGTEILKEVKARNRTSNVIIITAYGSIPSAIEATKLGAFHYLQKPFEKDQLLVVIHNAVNQARLTKDNIMLKDQLSEKFNFQNIIGAHGGMEELFRIVKKAAPTTSTVLIYGESGTGKELFAKSIHYNSLRKNKPFFAINCAAIPETLLESELFGYEKGAFTGALSRSVGLFEQANGSTLFLDEIGDLSASTQAKLLRAIQEREVRRLGGKDTIKLDVRIIAATNKNLEEEIKKGNFREDLYYRFNVIAFTVPPLRERLTDVPLLVEHFLKKLHGSHGKTKTIREDALQALMRYEWPGNVRQLESILERAYIMGEDETIDIDHLPLEVRSGKGSRNLDRIEIPDEGIDLNEMEKELIKKAIIKAGGKISLAAKYLNMPYDKLWFKVKKMKEKDEILSLTTKS; this comes from the coding sequence ATGAGACATGATAAAGGTACTATCTTGGTAGTAGAAGATGATCAGAATCAGAGAGAGATCATCAAAACCATTCTCAGCAAGGAAGGGTTCTATGTGGAAACCGCAGACTGCGGGAAAACCGCCATGGTGCTTCTCGAAGCGAGCAATTTCGATGTGATTGTCACCGATCTTAGATTGCCGGACATAGATGGCACAGAGATACTCAAAGAGGTCAAAGCCAGAAACAGGACGAGTAACGTGATTATCATTACCGCGTATGGTTCTATCCCCTCCGCAATTGAGGCAACCAAACTTGGCGCTTTCCATTACCTCCAAAAGCCTTTCGAGAAGGACCAGCTTCTTGTCGTCATTCATAATGCCGTAAATCAAGCAAGGCTTACCAAAGACAATATTATGCTGAAGGACCAGCTTTCCGAAAAGTTCAACTTTCAGAACATCATAGGCGCCCACGGAGGAATGGAAGAACTCTTCAGGATTGTGAAGAAGGCGGCGCCCACCACATCCACTGTACTTATTTACGGAGAGAGCGGGACCGGGAAAGAACTTTTCGCCAAGAGCATCCATTACAACAGCCTGAGAAAGAACAAGCCGTTTTTCGCGATCAACTGTGCGGCAATACCCGAGACCCTGCTTGAAAGCGAGCTTTTCGGGTACGAAAAAGGCGCATTCACAGGAGCTCTTTCCCGTTCGGTAGGGCTTTTCGAACAGGCGAACGGGAGCACGCTCTTTCTTGATGAGATCGGGGATTTAAGCGCGAGCACCCAAGCCAAACTCCTAAGGGCAATACAGGAACGAGAGGTCCGGAGACTCGGCGGCAAGGATACCATAAAACTTGATGTGAGAATTATCGCCGCAACAAACAAGAACCTTGAGGAAGAGATAAAAAAGGGCAATTTCAGGGAAGACCTCTACTACAGGTTTAACGTCATCGCCTTCACGGTGCCGCCCCTCAGGGAACGCCTCACCGACGTGCCCCTGTTGGTGGAGCATTTCCTAAAGAAGCTTCACGGATCGCACGGAAAAACGAAAACCATCAGAGAAGACGCATTGCAGGCACTCATGAGATATGAATGGCCGGGAAACGTGAGACAGCTTGAATCAATCCTGGAGCGTGCGTACATTATGGGCGAGGATGAAACCATCGACATTGACCACCTCCCCCTTGAAGTAAGGTCCGGGAAAGGCAGCAGGAACTTGGATAGGATTGAGATCCCCGATGAAGGCATTGATCTCAACGAGATGGAAAAAGAGCTGATCAAGAAGGCGATCATCAAGGCCGGCGGAAAGATATCCCTCGCCGCTAAGTATTTGAATATGCCCTACGATAAACTTTGGTTCAAAGTCAAAAAGATGAAGGAAAAAGACGAGATCCTGAGTTTAACGACAAAATCATAG
- a CDS encoding flavodoxin family protein, with the protein MMNEENDLTRQNEKVILALIGSPRKLGNCEVLVKEISERLETAHVLKLIRMPPLNIRSCSACYGCIMDQVCPQKDDMNFLLDHIAEADGYIIASPVYFLGAHSIFKRILDRGFLLYNILESTYGKPCILLNLYGMEERIGAAPHTLMTLASFLGLRIKASVNVKAALPGEVLLDKKIALKARKLANDLFSEAKERHAHGCPFCGCEIVRMDKKEFCCTLCHGRFMIGPSGKPIRVREGKIFGAPEYMLLHKTWLSGMKQEFLKTKKEILRTTLPYKDTGEWIVP; encoded by the coding sequence ATGATGAACGAAGAAAATGACCTGACACGCCAGAATGAAAAGGTAATACTAGCCTTGATCGGTTCTCCGCGCAAACTCGGCAACTGCGAAGTGCTGGTAAAGGAAATATCGGAACGCCTTGAAACGGCCCATGTACTGAAATTGATCCGTATGCCCCCTCTCAATATCAGGTCCTGTAGCGCCTGTTATGGGTGTATAATGGACCAAGTATGTCCCCAAAAAGACGACATGAATTTTCTTCTCGACCATATCGCGGAAGCGGATGGCTACATCATAGCATCCCCCGTCTATTTCCTCGGCGCCCACAGCATATTTAAGCGAATATTAGATCGTGGTTTTCTTCTTTATAATATCCTCGAGAGCACTTATGGCAAGCCCTGTATCCTTCTCAATTTGTACGGCATGGAAGAACGGATCGGAGCCGCGCCTCATACCCTCATGACTCTTGCGTCTTTTCTGGGGCTCAGAATAAAGGCAAGCGTCAACGTGAAAGCCGCGTTGCCTGGGGAAGTCCTCCTTGATAAGAAGATTGCGTTAAAGGCAAGGAAACTGGCCAATGACCTTTTCTCTGAAGCTAAAGAGAGACACGCTCACGGCTGCCCCTTTTGCGGGTGTGAGATCGTGAGAATGGATAAGAAGGAATTCTGCTGCACCCTCTGCCACGGCAGGTTTATGATCGGGCCGTCCGGAAAGCCGATCCGGGTAAGAGAAGGAAAGATCTTTGGAGCCCCGGAATATATGCTCCTCCATAAAACCTGGCTGAGCGGTATGAAGCAGGAATTCCTCAAAACAAAAAAAGAAATTCTCAGGACAACTCTCCCCTACAAAGACACAGGCGAATGGATCGTACCCTGA
- a CDS encoding HAMP domain-containing protein, with amino-acid sequence MFKKTVFSFLKTFTPSWTLLYSSVKDTFRSLSLRTQLLLILILLLVVSVSSLTIIYARTEGQIIEKVTDNIDDITTAIQISVEELTYRGEGNQRLKGYVDMLNEKGIKEISILSDKSEVIASSDPKKIGTRQKIQEKRHARKKNLIIKARLGEESSRENQRPYNVIMPVQIKGQNIGYIHINMVLDDYKLIQRKNHLRRILSTVFAFSIGIIFSLLIAEKYTEPIKKIAQASKRIAEGELAKIRSNNRKDEIGVLVKSYNEMVDKLNERKELEEKLKKTEQLSLIGQLSSGIAHEIRNPLNFLSLSIGHIREWVTEEKQDDREEVVKLLDNLTKEIYKVNDLIHNFLFLGKPISLKKEWIMPETLFQEAVYLVKDKVRSGIELEVISRDMGQPIQCDREYIRICIINLILNSVQAMEHDGRVTIEYSKEDSFSCISVKDTGVGIDKDQMEKIFEPYFSAKRFGMGLGLAITKRFVEAHGGTISIESKIGKGTTIMITVPQYET; translated from the coding sequence ATGTTTAAAAAGACAGTTTTCTCTTTCCTGAAAACGTTCACCCCGTCTTGGACATTGCTGTACTCGTCCGTGAAGGACACGTTCCGCAGTCTCTCTCTGAGAACGCAGCTTCTCCTCATCCTCATCTTGCTCCTCGTGGTCTCGGTAAGCTCTCTCACCATAATCTACGCCCGTACCGAGGGGCAGATTATAGAGAAGGTAACGGACAATATAGACGATATTACCACGGCAATCCAAATCAGTGTGGAAGAATTGACTTACCGTGGTGAAGGAAACCAGAGGCTGAAGGGTTACGTGGATATGTTGAACGAAAAGGGGATTAAGGAGATTTCTATTTTGAGCGATAAATCCGAAGTTATCGCCTCTTCGGACCCCAAAAAGATCGGCACCAGGCAGAAGATCCAGGAAAAGAGACATGCCAGAAAAAAGAACCTCATTATTAAGGCGCGCTTGGGCGAAGAGAGCTCCAGGGAAAACCAGAGGCCCTACAATGTGATTATGCCCGTCCAGATAAAGGGGCAGAACATAGGTTATATTCACATAAACATGGTTCTTGATGATTACAAGCTCATCCAAAGGAAAAACCATCTGAGGCGTATCCTTAGCACGGTTTTTGCTTTCAGCATCGGTATAATTTTCAGCCTACTCATCGCCGAGAAGTATACGGAACCTATCAAGAAGATTGCCCAGGCAAGCAAAAGGATCGCCGAGGGGGAACTGGCCAAGATCCGCAGCAACAACCGCAAGGATGAGATAGGCGTGCTGGTAAAGAGCTACAACGAGATGGTCGACAAACTGAATGAGAGGAAAGAGCTTGAGGAAAAACTAAAGAAAACGGAACAACTCTCCCTTATTGGCCAACTCTCCTCTGGGATTGCACACGAGATCAGGAATCCCCTCAATTTTCTCTCCCTTTCTATAGGGCATATCAGGGAGTGGGTTACGGAGGAGAAGCAGGACGACAGGGAAGAGGTCGTCAAACTCTTGGACAATTTGACGAAAGAAATTTATAAAGTTAATGACCTAATCCACAATTTTCTTTTCCTGGGCAAGCCGATCAGCCTCAAAAAGGAGTGGATAATGCCGGAGACCCTCTTCCAGGAGGCAGTCTACCTCGTGAAAGACAAAGTGAGAAGCGGTATAGAGCTCGAAGTCATCTCAAGGGACATGGGTCAACCTATCCAGTGCGATAGGGAGTATATTAGGATCTGCATCATAAACCTTATTCTCAATTCAGTCCAAGCCATGGAGCATGATGGAAGGGTCACCATAGAGTACAGCAAAGAGGATTCATTCTCCTGCATTTCAGTTAAGGACACTGGCGTGGGTATAGATAAGGACCAGATGGAGAAAATATTCGAACCTTACTTTTCGGCGAAACGATTCGGCATGGGCCTGGGCCTCGCTATCACCAAGAGGTTTGTCGAAGCCCACGGCGGGACGATCAGCATAGAGAGCAAGATAGGCAAAGGAACGACAATAATGATAACGGTGCCGCAATATGAGACATGA
- the ispF gene encoding 2-C-methyl-D-erythritol 2,4-cyclodiphosphate synthase — protein sequence MRVGIGYDVHRLVEGRSLFLGGVLIPFSKGLLGHSDGDVLIHAICDAILGAMSEGDIGIHFPDTDRTTEGIRSVEILSYIGRLAANKGFKIVNIDTVVVTEEPKISPHRERMKEAIADLLGVDKSAIGIKGKTTEGLGFSGRKEGIEAHAVVLLEKERD from the coding sequence ATGAGGGTAGGCATAGGCTACGACGTACACCGCCTGGTGGAAGGGAGGAGCCTTTTTCTCGGAGGAGTCCTAATACCTTTTTCGAAAGGTCTCCTCGGACACTCTGATGGTGACGTACTTATCCATGCGATCTGTGACGCGATTCTCGGCGCCATGTCCGAGGGCGATATAGGCATTCATTTTCCTGATACAGATAGGACGACGGAGGGCATAAGAAGCGTTGAAATACTCTCTTATATAGGCCGCCTCGCAGCAAATAAAGGATTCAAGATCGTAAATATCGACACGGTGGTGGTAACGGAGGAGCCGAAGATATCGCCCCACAGGGAGCGTATGAAAGAGGCTATAGCGGACCTTCTGGGCGTGGACAAAAGCGCGATTGGGATAAAAGGGAAGACCACTGAGGGTCTCGGCTTCTCAGGAAGAAAAGAAGGCATTGAGGCCCATGCCGTGGTGCTCCTCGAAAAGGAAAGAGACTAA